caattttatattttcattttgagaCTATTTCAGAGGCAGAAGAATACTGTATAAATTAATTATGCAATtcagtatttaatttaaaaaaataatttcccaggGTCATTGTTAAATTACAAGAGACATTTTCAAATTGTGTGTGGTTTTGCAAGATCCCTATTTCTGAGATGACTTCCGCACATACCCACCATCTTCAAACTAAACCACCAGCTAAGATGGGTCAATAGCCCAGCACCATTCATATCTGGTTATTGTCTTCCTCTTTCATTGTGTGGCAGCTTATATCCTAACATCTACTGAGTTATCTAAAAGTTAAATAATCTTTTCTCTTCTTTACTCTCTGCTGTCCTGGGGGCAACTGTTTGTTCATTAACTTGTGTATTTCTTGTATGATGCTTTTTACATCTATTCCATTTCTGGAGGCTTCAAGTGCAGCATCGTTGAAAGGAAATATAAGGACAAAATCACCTACTCGAGGGAAGGGCCTTTTGTCTTTAGTGGAGAGAAAATATGGAGGAATAGTTAATTTGTAGTTACATAACTCAGTGGTAGGCAACCGATGGGTGACTTGGACAGATGCATGTGCAGGGTGTCTAGCTCCTGAGAGCTGGTTGCTTTTAGACACTGCCTTTGATTGCGAAGATGTTTTCGGCCTGTTCATCCTTTCCCGGAGCTGTGAGGTTAGTGTTTTCCTTGGATGTGTTCTGGCCATTCTCTCCATCACTATGGCCTCCTTCTTAAACGCACCTCCTGTAACCGCCAAGAGAGACTGCACTGCAGAAGTGGCAGTGCATTCACTTTCTTGCCTAGAAGCAAGGAAATCAGGAGCACCATCTGTTGCATTTTCACCCTGTGCTGTCAAGGGGATGTGTGTTCTACCAGCATAGGAAGCTTTAGTGCCAGCCCCTTTGTTTTCTCTCAAGGTGTCAGTTTGCTTATAATTTAGCAATTCAATGATGTCATGGAGAAGTCTTTTTTTCACTGTTCTGTCGATGGAACAGTCTAGGCGCAAGGCTGGGCTGTAGTTTACTTCTAAAAGCCATGGTTTGAATGTGTCATCGATCAGAATGTCGAACCCAAAGAGCTCAAAGCAATTGGACGTCAGTGGAACAGAAGGGGTTATAGCGAGCAGGGTCAGCATTACAATGTTGTGTATTCTCCGCCACAGAAGCAGGTCGTCCACCTCATGGCTGCGTAGGTAAGAACGGAATTTGCTGAATGTCCATTTGCAGCCACGGCCGAtcccttctttattttttttgtacGAGGCGCCAAATTTATTGATGCTGGTGTTTGTCAGATGGGCATAGACGTTGTCCAGAGAACTAAGGTCAAACTTTTCAGTGGCAAACCTCACTAGCCCTTCTTCATAAGTGTAAATGGTAAGGGGGCAAAAACTGGTGACACAGACATAGAGGCGGAGATCCCATTTGTACCCAGAAATAAGCAAAGGGTTACTAATGTACTTCTGCACAATGACCATGCAATCATATACAAAGTTTTTAATGTCCTGGAAAATGAGAATGCCCCTTCCACGAGATAGACCCACAGGCTTGCAAATCCAGTAGcttggctttctgccctgtgACTGTCTCTCCTTAGTGTATTCTGCTATAAACTTGACATAGTCGTTAGGCATGATGAATGCCATTGGACTAAACTCGTAAAGAGATGGTCCATAAATTCCCTTCATGCGTTTCAGATGCCTTGCCAGATAGTCTTTCCTTGTGATCCTGACTGTTTCTGGATAGTGATTGAGCCTCTGCCATGGTTTAATGCTACGGTGGTCAGTCATACGGAAAGGGGAGTTCTGCCAGTACAGATTCCAGTCTGCTTCATCTTGCTCTTGTTCATCAAATTCACTCCAACCACGTTCCAGTAAGACCTCACGGACTGCTTCAGGAACGCTCTCATGGAGACGGAAGACCAGAGGCTTCAGGATGTCTTCTGCATCATGGTCATATGCCATTGTGTGGGCCTTATTTTCTGAAAAAGAATGATCAGAAGGTAAATAAATGACTGTCATGAATTGAGCTGAAATGCATCACATGTGTCTTGGCACACCCAAAGCCTCCTCTCTTTCCCATGGTTCTTTCTACCATGAATGAGCAAATTGCAATTGAAAAATGGAGTCCAAAGATTTATTTACTGCTGAAGGAGCAATTGTATGAGCCTCATGTACAATGATCTTAGTTTCAGAAAACTTTAAGGCAGCATGACACATGGCTGTCTCTATAAAATTGAATGTTCatatattttcttttgctttgctttttaatttaactTGGCCAATCTTAGCGGTATTGGGCTGGCGTAGTAGACTAATGCTTTTGTAATGCACAGATATCTATTATTTTACAATGCCTTTGTTCAGTCCAATGATAATAACTTCTCCtattagaccttgtctacactagtaaTTTATGACCCATAATTCCCAACAGTTGCCATTTAGACAAGGACCAGACATTTTACAACCATGTTTTAACCTAACCCTTGTCTGAGAAAAACCCCATTGTAGACAAAatcttaggacctgatccaaagcccagtgaagtcactggaaagactccattggcttcagtgggctttggatctcaGCCTAAAGTCCTGGTATCACCTGGCTGGTCTACCTAATACTTTGCTGTTACCAGTGAAACTTTTCCTCCTTCCTGAAGAGCTCCATACACTGTTCCTTCTCTCCATTTCCCTCCGGCAGAGGAGTTAATACTCCCTGGGGTTTGTAAATAATCTCCAATAGGAATTCATGTAATCTCTAAATGATGCACCATTTCAGAATATGTACCGCAGATGGTGCATGTCAGCTCCTCTGAGTTGGAAATGCATTTTAATTCTTCTAGTTTCCTGGGGAAAGTAGCAGCTTTAACACAGAATTATTAACTTTTAAATAAGACTTCCCACCCTCCCGCCACACCCACACATACCAATTAATTCTCAATCTAAAGAAATGGGGTACAACTTGAAGGCTCTGTTGCCCCTGCTGTCTGTGGAGGACACAAAATCCCAGCGGATATCTGCCTTGGGGGGGGTATTGCTGCTTCTGTGTCAGtgctctgcccttccccaaaACCTGCTGCAGAAGTTCCTCTATGTCTAGAAAGGGGACAAGACTGCAGTTAGGGGGAGAATAGTTCCACAAGGCATCATCTCTGCCATTGAAATCCATGCCCTTAAGATCAGCATGAACTTGCCTATTTTACCACTCCACACTCTGAAATCCCCCAGGATGGGGTCTCCAGGGACGGACATTAAATTTTACCCTTGGAATGTAACAACATtagaaaataaaagaagaaaggaattttcctAATCACAAcccttaggctttgtctacgctATGCCGCTTTTAGTGACAGAGCCGTGccgctacagctgtgccactaaaaGGTGTCTTtcagtgtgtggggtttttttaacacccctgaatgacaaaagttttgtcgttcacttgccagtgtagacaaagccttagtatCTGCACAGGTCTGACATTGCCCAAGACATGCACATCCGCGATACAGCGGTCAGTCCTCTGCTCAACCTGTTTTCAGACTGACATCTTGGTATATTTTTTGAGGTTGAGAATCTCTCCTCCTGAGGTTTAAACTCCCAACTTTTGAAACAATCCCCAGAATGTAAATGCCATACATTCTAAATCTCCATAGAAACCCAGGATGTGTGTATACCTCACAGCATTCCCTCACCCCCCTTTCCTGTGATAGAATATTTATGGGGACATGgcaatttgtcaaaactgaaacttttcaccgAAAATGGTTGGCTTCACAAATGTccttttttgaaatatttttgaacaaaaaaattaaattgttgaAAAGTTCTATCTTTTTCAATTGAAAAGAAAAGGCacagttgaaatgaaatgtttcaattgacctgatttgaaatttttttcagatttttcagtCGACCAACAtattcaagattttgactttttgtcctgattcagaatgggaaaaaatttcaaaacctcaaaaaaTTCTGCAGGATGGGAAAATCATTTCCCACCCTACTCCAGCATTCAGTGACATTCTTGCCTGATGTATATGTATTGGTTCCCTGAGCCTTGTGCTGTGGTCAGCTGGCACTGTCAGCTCAACACACTAAGTATCTTTCTTTTGTGAGCTTTAACCCTTGTCTACCTTAGAGAAATTTCATTGTTGCCACTTGAAACAGGTATGAATGGTCTGGTGCTATCTGCAGTGGTGCATGAGTCATGAGCCACGTGCACAGGACAAGTTAGGACTTTAGGAAGAACTCAGGACCAGTTCCCATCTAGGTTTGACGTGCCGCCCAAACCGTGGGACTGGAGCCAGGCCTGCTGGGAAGAAGGAGCCAGGTTAAAAGGCAGATTGTGCTGTTCAGACAAGGGAGAAAGCTGACAGGCAGGGCAGTGGCTGGGAGAGATCTGGGGACAGCAGTGGTGCTCTCCAGTGACCAGGCATCTGAACCGAGGCTGGAGGTGGTGCCCCTGACAGGGAActgggaacaaaacccaggaGGGTTTCAGCAGAGGATTGATGGCAAAAGGCTGAGGAGAAGGGCCTAACAAGAGACAGACATCATAGGAAGTGGCCCTGGGAAGCAGCGAAGCAGCACTTTACTGCTTTGAGACAGCCAGGTGCGTCATGGGAGGGCCCAAGGGCTGGACCCTGCATAGAGGGAAATGGCTGTGTACACGCgggagggacttgggggaagTGGCGGGAAGGTGAAGAATAGTGTGATCCCTGTTGAAAGAGGACAAGGAGAATCACTGTCCAGCAGGAGCAGAGACTATTGAGCACCCATGAACTAGGGCTGAATTTCTTCATTTCATGATTTCTAATCCATTACTCAATACTATTTATAGTAAAACAAAGTagttaataaataaatgaatattttttctgttgtTTTGCAGCTGAACTTATAACTTCTTTCTCTCTTGTGTTTGAGCCAGAGATGGAAGTCAGCCAGGTCCAGGTTTGGATTGAGGACACCCCCTGAGCCCCTTCAGGTAACTCAGGAattcctcctccccatctctctcccacACATAAGGCAGAGTCCTCAGGGGATGTACCACTCTTGGGAGGTGGGATTGAGGGGAACCATGTGGGTACTAAAGCACCCTAGTGATGTAAGTAGATTTACTTGGGTATATGGAAAAGCAGCCCACCAGTGACTATTTTCTATTCTCTTTAAGGTCCCAGGAGTGTGGTGGACACTGCTGAGGCAGAACACACATTGCCATGGCAGCCTCCAGTAATGTAAGTACATGTTAGTTATTGTCTTTGCCTCCATCTTCTTCCCTAAAGTTCCATTCTCTCTTATAAAATCGCCTTGGTAGATACCTATTAATCATCCATTTTAAAAGCCCTGGAAAGAAACATTTGTGCTGCAAATTTTCTAGGCTCTGACTCAGCTTCCCTGACAAGGAATACTAAATTCCAAATAACATTTAACTAAATTGACCAAGCTTGACATCTCTGAGTCATAGTTTAAATGTTGCAGTaagttgcgtgtgtgtgtgatgcactGATCAGTAGTGCAACTAGCAACCCTTCATTGAAAGGCACTGTATTATATGACTACTGAGTACAGTAAATGCTGTCACAATGGAGTCTGAACTAACACATTGTAAATTACTCATTACTGGCTGCTAACACTACCTAAACAATAAAGCTGTTGACAGTGGCTTGCTCATGTCAGGTTGCGTCAATGGAAAACCTTTCGTGCCATTTACACTCAGAGGGAAGTTGACTAGAAAGACAAGTGCTTTGCAAGCCTAAACATAAATATCAACACCAAATACCTTGGAAACTCAGTACCTAGTGTATATGGAGcgcaaaaacaataaaaagatttcagataTAAGGAACACAATTTAAGCACAACTGGAGGAGAACTATCATCAAGTGATCACCTAAATGCGTGAACACAAATTTGACTACTTTTTTTCCTATGGCTGTGTGAATCACTATACAAATGTCCTTTCATTCAGATGAATTTGCCTGAGTTGCCCAATTTTCTTTTGCAAGTTATGAAAACATCATAATTTTAAGCTCCATCTACTTGCAATCATTGTTGCCCAGTGCACTGGTAGTAGTTTCCATTCAAAGTTAACAACTGCCCACAGCTCTCACACAGTGGTCTCTGAGAGGCTAATGTATTTccttgtattttaaataaaagtactCGTGCTGCCGTAACGAATAACTGGATGCTGATGATATTGCAATGGCCACCGCTGCGCAGGTGTCCagctttaaaatttcatttttgaaattgAACGTTTCAATTGGAAAtggttttgtttcaaaaagttctttaatgttgtttttaaaattctaaaacattttaaaatggtcaaaattgaaatAGCATATTTTGGTTTggtccaaatgaaatgtttcatttgacccaaacaattttttttctttttacttctcaaTTTGtccaatttttttattatttttttttattttggtgagacccaaaatgaattttttaaactttttgaaaTTGCCACTGAatcaaaaaatccattattcacccagctttCCTGGCTAATTGATTTCAAGACCataagggaccatcagatcatctagtagtctgacatcctgtatatcaAAGGCTATCAAATTTGACCCTGTTACCCCATATTGGTCCCaacaacttgtgtttgactaaagcatatcttccaagGATGCATCCAAGCTAGCTCAGATAACTGATTTTCTTTGAACAAAAGAGTTTTTGTGACATCAAATCTAGCAATAGCTGCATTATGTTGGAATTAATATTGTAAAAGCCATTGTACAATGGACAAACGATGTATTGGACAGGTGCATACTAAATATTTATGTATTGGCATAAGGACAATAGTAGAGAGAGACTTACCAAAAACCCCTCCCTTTTCTTACTCTGCCAGTTGAAATGCAGTTGAATTCAGCATCTTACAAATCATGACATCTCTATGAATCTGGTATGAAACAAAGAAGGCTTCCAACCCTTATGCTCTCAACCCCTGTTGTGTGTCCTCCATCATCAGCTGGGAATGAAATCCTTTTCACAGgatttcccctccccgcccccccaggatAAATTCCTTCTTTCCCAAGAAAGGCCAAGGACTAGAAAGTGCTTTACATACACACGACTGTACTCACCAATTCAAAATGGGCACATACCTCTCCCACTGGTACATCTACACTTCTGGACAGGTGCATTCTCTGTATGGTAATTGTCCTCATCAACAATGCATGCTGGCCGGGACACTCCCAGCTCTAGGTAGAGAATCAGAAAACATCAACATACACTTGAATTTTCAAATACGAACAGAAGGAAACCCCCTCTTTATGCTTGCAAACGCCAAAGTGGGATTTGCAGGCTGCCTGATTCAGCAGCTACAGCTGTCTGATTGGTTTTTCTTGCCTGGATGTCTCCAAGGGCAGGCCAAGAGGGTTGAAGTATTGTTGCCTAGCAACACAAAGTAGCAATCCTGTACACAAAGGCAAAGAGTGACAGCATCATGGAAGTAGGCAAAGTGGTTTATTGAGTCCTTTCAACTTCTGTCACCAGCCCATAAGTTCCTCTTTCTCTTCTTTAATCTCCATAAGCCAAAGCCAGCCagccttgctcaggcaaaactccccagGAGTCCATGAAAGCCTTGGCTTAGTAATATCAAACTTTAGCTTATGTTGCTTTTAATTCATTCTCCTCTGTGGTTTCATGCGGCGCTGTGATGGGCTTTGGTTTTTATGTGTAGGACTCTCACTGCAGTCACTGGACGTATGTAGACAACGATTAATATTAATGGTATTCAGTTTAATTTAGAAAGTCAGCTGGTAAATTAGGATGCCCCGccttctgcctcctctcctccctccgcACCCCTAGCCCCCGGTGACTGCTGCTGCTTGGGCCAGGGCTCTCATCACTGCCCCCAACTCCATATCAAACTTCTATCTCAGCTGCGCTGAACTGGGAAAACAGGATCACAAAGTGTGAGACCAGGTCCCAGAGGGAGAAAAACTGGTGACTTCCCTTGTCCCCATCATctattctctgcttccctcctccagctAATTCAGTTCTGCTCCCTTGCTCCCCATTTCAGTGTCTCCTCAGCCTGGGAACTCAGCATCTGTCAGGAGGCACTCAGCAGCTTGCAGGGGGTGCTCTCCACCTTGCAAAGCTGTGAGCCTGCATAATATTTGTCTGGTATAAACATTTATCATGCACAGCATTTAGTGGCAGTCTGCTTATAGACGGTTTGCTGTCCAGGTGACTAGTGGTTATCTTTCCAGTACCTTCAAGCCTGCAGCTTGTACATATTGGGGTTGCTCAGCATGCGACCAGAATGGGCACTCATTAACCTCATACAGGTGGAGTCAGTGATAGAAGCCTACTGGGGTGAACGCAGTTATTGCTGGTGGCATTATAATAGATTGGCCATCAGCCAAGCATGAGTTGAGAGGGGATGGAGATTCCAAGTGAGTCCTGCCTCTGGTTCAGTTCATTCCATCCAAATATTATTCGCCTGCTTAGTACCCGGTCAACCAAAGCAAGGCTTGTGGAATGTTCCTCTGGAAGGCCAGCAGCTTCGTGCCACAGTGATACCAACTGTCACTTTGTTTTCCCACTGGAGCACAGAGGCCTCCCTGGCTCAGCCCCCTACCAATATTTTGATGTCTTGAGTCGTGCTACAGCACAGGCTCGGTTTATTAACTTTATATTAAATCACCACAGTTCTAACTCACTTATGGGGTTTGCTCATCTATGGCCTAATTGAAAAGTTCAGGCTGCATAGATCAAGTCTGATAGTTGCCTCTGCCAGACAGCTCAGCCGTGTTATTCGCATATGAGGCTATCATATGCTTCACCTCACTCTGCCCTGACTAAGGCTTCTCA
The genomic region above belongs to Caretta caretta isolate rCarCar2 chromosome 3, rCarCar1.hap1, whole genome shotgun sequence and contains:
- the TTLL2 gene encoding LOW QUALITY PROTEIN: putative tubulin polyglutamylase TTLL2 (The sequence of the model RefSeq protein was modified relative to this genomic sequence to represent the inferred CDS: deleted 2 bases in 1 codon), which produces MSVPGDPILGDFRVWSGKIDIEELLQQVLGKGRALTQKQQYPPRQISAGILCPPQTAGATEPSKNKAHTMAYDHDAEDILKPLVFRLHESVPEAVREVLLERGWSEFDEQEQDEADWNLYWQNSPFRMTDHRSIKPWQRLNHYPETVRITRKDYLARHLKRMKGIYGPSLYEFSPMAFIMPNDYVKFIAEYTKERQSQGRKPSYWICKPVGLSRGRGILIFQDIKNFVYDCMVIVQKYISNPLLISGYKWDLRLYVCVTSFCPLTIYTYEEGLVRFATEKFDLSSLDNVYAHLTNTSINKFGASYKKNKEGIGRGCKWTFSKFRSYLRSHEVDDLLLWRRIHNIVMLTLLAITPSVPLTSNCFELFGFDILIDDTFKPWLLEVNYSPALRLDCSIDRTVKKRLLHDIIELLNYKQTDTLRENKGAGTKASYAGRTHIPLTAQGENATDGAPDFLASRQESECTATSAVQSLLAVTGGAFKKEAIVMERMARTHPRKTLTSQLRERMNRPKTSSQSKAVSKSNQLSGARHPAHASVQVTHRLPTTELCNYKLTIPPYFLSTKDKRPFPRVGDFVLIFPFNDAALEASRNGIDVKSIIQEIHKLMNKQLPPGQQRVKKRKDYLTFR